The DNA sequence aataataataaaaaaaagttttattttgggagagatttttCCTTGATAAGAATCAATTTGGGACCATATTAATCAAGGACAAGCTCCATGATAACCTTTAATATATCCAACGGAGACCCATGAATTCACTGATGAGGAAGAGTCACCAGATTCAAATAGGAAGtgtgaaatataaaaaaacGAACCCAAAATGACTATAAAAGAAGTGGTAAGAAAAAATATGCAAAAGCTAGGGTTCAACCCAAGTATGACCATGGATAGAGCTATTTGTAGGACAAAGACCCATGTAGCCAATCCATTTTAGGGGAATGTTCCCGAGATGTTACTCTGACTTTTGtgtttttgcttctttcttaaCTTCAtcgtttttcttttattactttATCTACCTTTTTTTCTCTACCAGTTATGCTTCTATCGAattcatgtagccgatcccattaagttaggataagaTTATGGTTTTACCCTTATTAAAAACAGTTCCACCTATACAGGATTTGTTAGGTATCAATATTGACCTCAGCTAATACAgccaatccaataccaatatttGATTGCATGATGATCATCACAAACTAAATCATATGAGATCATTTACTTTGACCAGAAAAACTCCAAATAAACCAACTGAACTGGATAAAAGAAAAGGGGCACAAAAAGGGTCCAAATTGGTAAACTGCAGGCTAAACACGAAATTGTTGAACTacattcaattgaaattttgtAGACAAGTAGATCCTAAGATCTTTGCTcccatgtcaaatttcagaccaaTCAGAATTTACCAAGTgacaaaaattataataaaaaaatcagagagttgTAACAATGCAAGGATTCTCTTGGTAGGTTACCATGCACCAAATCTTTTACCAAAATGGAAAATCTGAGAACAACGATCTCAGATTAATGAAAACTCAAGCTAATTCCTATTGTCCAATTGATCCATTGAGATAGGATTGAAAGAAGAGGAACTAAAAAGAAATGGCAATCACTACTCTAGTTTCTCTCTCTAGGCCTGTTATTTGGATTGTTTTATCATATTGtgccaaaataaaattccacTGTCAGTATAAACTTCCCCTGTTTCTCATCATTTCTATACCCTTAATCGATTTCTCCTGTCCCACCTAGGTCTGAATTTCTCTATCAACTTCATTACCTGCTCTTCCATGAAAAATTACTCCATTACGTTTTCTCCTTCCCCGTGAGCATCCCTGCCTCAATGCAATCACTCTATCAAAGCCACACTGATAGAATGACCAGCTTAGGATAATCAgatcacaaacacatggatgTAAGAAGAGTAAAGGTAACAAATTCAACAAAAACAGTATCTCAATACACTTGTGTTCATCAATATGATTGACAAAACTGATTAATTGTATAATGTAACACAAAAGAGAAAACTAATGCAACAGAGAAAAGATGAAAAGTCTCATGAAGTCCATTGGGATTACAATTAGAAGGGAATATACCTAGAAACAATACAGGCCGCTTGACtcattatgggaaaaaaaattagcaaTTTTACACCTGTATCAGGAGGTAACAATTAAGTTATCCAAGGTTTTCCGCTATATTTCTCGGCTCACTTGGTGCAAAACATAAGGGAGGGAAAATAACTTGACTATAAGAAAATTATTCTGTCCTGGCGGCAAAAAGGAACTAAAACCTCAATTTCACAACAGACTTCTCACCATCTCCCTCTAGACTTGGGCCTGCCAACAAGAAAGGGTCAAAAATCAGTAAGCATTTGAAACAATGTACAAAGCTAAATGTGCCGTGTGTACATATGCACAGTTTAAAACAAAGATAGTAATTTCTTTGCCTTCCCGGTCAATACCcatgtgtgtgtgcgtgtgtatgtgtgtgaggGTGCTGGGGAATCACCAAGAGAGATTCCTAGTTCCAGTTTTCAAGGGCCTTTCTTTCCCCTTCTGATGAACACTTGTCACCActcattttgaaaaaatacaTTGCACATATTAATATTCCagtctcaaattcaatcatctGTCATTCCATGTAATGGCATCTCCTTCCATGCACCCTCTTGGTGATTCCCCAGCACCCACTTGCTACTCCTGAAGTTTTAAGTGGTTTGTTTTGTCACGTGCAAACTACTAATTAGGCTGAAACTGAAATATGAGCAGGTGACCTTGGGGTCCACCTGTcaacaaaatttcatcctcaggCAATGCAGCTGTGTCAGAAAGTGTGAGCATAATTGCAATGCAGCTGTCACGTTGGTGACAAGTTGTtccaccttttcttttttaagcaTTTGAGCATTCTGATATGAGCAAAAGTAATCTATGTTCCTCATATCAACTGGTCCTAAACAGTGGATACAagatccataaaaaaaataataataataaaagaaaagaaaagaaaagaaaagaagagaagaagaagaaaagagaaatcatTGAACTGAAGATCCAGAATCCAATGTATCATACCTGTCAATGTCTCTGTTGCTAAGAAATCCTCTTTCCCTGCCACCCTGAAATGCTCTTCTATCATCTCCGGGCCTGCTCCACACATCTGCCGTACCACTTCTATAGTCGTCCGACAAGCCAGACTGAGAGGGTGGCCTCTCCGGTAAGCCAGCAACCCTGCCTGCTCCAGAACCAGGCCTCTCAAAGGATTTCTGGCCAAACCTTACCTTGTCGTCCAACTCACGGATTAGCAGTTCCAGATCCTTTTCTTTGCTCAACATCAGCTCATGTAGACTGGTTTTCTCTTGACCAGACTCCAGAGTTTCCCCATTTGCATCCGCTGCACTTTCTTTCTCCAGTTCCTTCCTTATATGATCTATTTCTTCCTTCAGCGTCTTCTCCTCACCTGTCTCAGGCCTGAAACATAACCAAATATCACCAGATTTACTTTGAAAAAGAGCTCAAAGCATGTTCTGAGGGAAGATTAATTTATACACCCCCATGAGATCCCTGTGGATGCCAACGGACAAGTTGATAAGCTAGATATATTTAATGAGCATGCCATCAGAATGAACTTGCCCATGGAGAAAATTCACTTATGCCATCCATCAAATGTTAACAGAAAACATTTTCTATTCATATGTTGCAGcaatatattttcctttcctttttctttttatttgggggtggggggtggggggttgagGGAGTAGGGATAGAGATCAGCattggcttgtttggcatttGACAATAAGGTTTTCATTTACTGAAGctgaaattaaataaaaagcaaTCACCACCTGATCTGCATGGCTGGCATCACTACCAGTACCCCAaccttggaatcaccaccacCAGGGAGCCCTACCGAATCATCACAGAACCAAAGGCAAAACCAAtctcattcatcaaattcataCACAAGGTTGCCCATTACAAACTTACATAGAAGACTCCAAACCAAActcaaaatcaagaaagaaaaggCCTGAACCAATCCTGAACAGATAAGGTAAAACTAAAACTACCTAGAAAACTGGAAAAAGAAACGAGACCAAAAATAAGGATAGACTTTTTGAGACCTATTCCAGCCTAACTAAAGTCAATCCCGTATTCATTCCTaatacccatattttaggctcatcAAAATGGTCTATTACAATAAACTGCAGATTCTTGGAATTCACCTCAGGCAAAGGGTTCTTCAGGTCAGCACCCAAGAGAGGAATCTCAAGGTCACAGCTAATACTGCCATCTGGAGGGATGATGGCTTAATGCGGCCAGTCCACTTATTGGATGGAAAAAACATCTCTCCATTTCGAATTCTGTGCTCAATCATATGGCTCACCCATCTATTGGATTTTCCCCACTGGTATTTTCAACCATCAAATGAGGGAAGTACTGATGTTGCAATTTTGGCGGTTGGATGGATAGGAAATCATATGGATTAGCCATCTATCAACTTTCATTGCCGAATTCAATCTTTTACAGTTTTaccccaaaaacaaaaacacacacaaaaaagTAAGCTCTCAATCACAAGGCCCTTCATGCATTCAACCTTTCCCTGTCATCATGAATTGTCCAAATCTCATCCAAAATCAacatgttcttttttctttttgcgaGGGTACAAACATTGACCTGTTCATTCTACCGGAAGTGTCAAGGATGATGTGAAAACATTGTTAATAGCAGATAAAAATTGACAAAGGGCAGTGCCCTACAGACTCCTCCCTTGGACTTCTCACCTAGAGAAAACCATGCCGGACCTTCAGAAATTTGTCTACATAATAGAAACATAGTCCACAAGGTATTACAATTGTATTTGAAACaacattttattcttattttaggATAACAATGTCTAGATTTAACTATTTAAGAGTACTTTTTCAGTTGAATAAATAGTTAAATGCTCTactgaaagaaataaaaatagttagAAAGCATGATTTAGTGCTTTCTCTTTCAGCTAACATGTTACCATTGAAGCCTCTTGCTTCCAACTAAGATATCTAAAAACACATTCCAGCGATGTCCAATGGTTAATACATTAACTAAAAGCTACAACTTTTAGCCATCACAAAATTCATCAACCAGCCCTCTAATCCTACTATCCCCAAACTACCATCATCCTATACCCAACCCAAGCTACCAATCTATATTCCTTATTACTTATCCAATACATTTGAAACAGTGAATTTCCACCATTCCCTGTCCAATCATTTTGAAGCCCCAAGTGGCACTCAATCAGCCAAAGTCCCAATATTTGTAGGAGAATATTACCACTTTGAGATTGCCACTGATTAGTGTCACAATCAGCCCAGAAATACCTACCTCACTTTCACGGTTTCACCAGAATGAAGAAGCATGAACCTGAATCCTGAAAATGCTTGCCCACAGCTGTACGTGACAAACATTGGAAATCAACAAGGCATTCAACCATATGCAATGTCAGACAGTTAGGGTGCTTCTCCACCCccttcaatttcaaaatatatgTGGGCCCCGTGGATGCCGCACTTGCCACTGCCAGTCTGCTACTGGGAATTATTAAGTTTCAAACCCTACTCCTGATGATCAACTACAGCATAGAAGAATTCAGCAGTCAAAAAGTGTTCATCTTACTCTAGAAATTGCCAAAATATCTTTTGGCATGTCAGAAGGTACTAAGTTTTCATCTTCAAATAATACCAGGATCAACTAGGACAATCAAGAATAAAGGAAAACACAGGGGGTCACAATAGTTTGTAATTAGCCTCTTGTAAAAAGGACAGATTCCCACATAGTAGGTATAAACAACCTTAAATATTAGGGTAACGAAGTAATTTTAACTCTCATTCCTTCCATCATCCTCCTCTTTCGACATTCCCCTTCTCACCGGGCAACAACAAAGGTGGATAGCAGATGAAAGCATTGGCAACAGGCAACCCTACCATCTATCTTCTCCAGCAACGGCAATTCACATCTCTAATCTCTCTTTACCAATCCATCTTGCTGTAAACTGGAAAATGTTTTCTTCATTTGAGATCCAGCCACTAACAATGATTCCCATCTCCAAATTCGGTGAATAAACAGAGGGGCAATATTACCTACACATTTCCCAGCTGACTTGTTCAGAATCATATCCAACTGAACCTTTCCCTCCAGGCCAAAGTCGACTTGTGCcttccatcaaaaaaaaaaaactgcttcTTCCTCTGCCATGATGGGATCAGAGATGGCAAACGGGTGGAGGAGGATAAGAATGAGATCCTTGGCAAGTGTGACTCCTTCCCCAAGAATACATCACCAACCacatttcttctcttgtccATTGCAGGACCTCCCTCCACCTCACAGTCTGCCATCAGATCTTCTGGGAAATGAACATCTATCCAATGCCATGGAATTTTAGAGAAAGTTGCCTACAACATCATAATCCTCACAGAATATAGGAGTGCTAGCATGGTATCAAGTATTGAACCACTACGGACCAACAACGCCGATAGATATCGAGATTGGGCATGTCAAAACAATACAGAACTGatacataaaaaattatgtatAGAAGCGGTACATGCTGATACAGTACTAAATACACACTGACAAATTTGATACACAAGctatcaaaacccaaaaatctcagtttttaaaagaaaatttcttcctACTTCGCTTTTTTGGCCAAAACCTAAGTGAATCCCATCTACACTCAAACATGACAGAGGAGAAGTGTTTAAACAAGCAAAAAATTGCACTAACACTCATCAAAGTGGAGATTGAAGCATCAAAGCCGCCAAATGAAATACGTTaaaagttttatttatttatttattgcttGAATCTTGGTTTTCTTGGTTGTTTTGTCAAGTATCATTTCTAAACTAGAAAACTGACCTAGATTTGGATCATCTTGAATAATTTGTGATCTACAATGTATAATTATATTTGTTTGTAAGTACTTTTTATTAATAGTTACATACTACTTCAGGTTTGTTTCATATGTTATTACTAAAGTGTAGTATGGTTAATATGTAGAAACTTAATATATGTGATACTTAATACTAAATAGTTCGTATGCTCAGTTTGGACCTTTAATGGTCACTTTAAGCCAGTATCCCAATACacaaatagatttttttctttttcaagtctGTTTACTTTAATTGCTTCTAATTACTTGTTAGTAGGTTTGATATTGCACTTGTCAATGAAGATTTGAATCACATAGATGCCGTAAAGACAGAGATAACCTAACACTAGTTGGATATCACTATTTATTGCTTATCAATTCTTAAAACATTTGttttgcatgtatcataagTAAATCAAAGCGTATTAAGCATCTCATAGTGTGTCTCCAATATGTCTCTTAAAACAGTTTTCTGATACGCTGCCAAATACCAATACTTGACACCTTGAGCACCAACAAACTCGACTCCACCAGAGAGAAGCAAAACATGAGTCAAAAGATACAGTCTCAAAAAGAAGCCTCAGAACAGACAGTTTAGATATCTTTGTTACAATAGGTCATCAGGACCTTAAAGATGAAATATAATGAAGGAAACTCGAAACTAAGCTTGCACATAGATAGATGGATTGATAAAGCAAagcaaacccaaaaataaaaattaaattgaagAGGCTTAAATatgactgaaagaaaaatattaaaccTACAGAATACAAAAATACCATATCTACCCCCACACAATAAAAGAAACCAAGAGAAGCGAAAGCAAAACCAGAGTAATTAAGATGACTTAAACTCACTACATATGccttaaggaaaagaaaaatatctatCCAGAAGAAATTGATCACTTTCTCCAGTTCTTGTTTCACGTCAACATCCCCTTTGTAAGGAGAAAAACTCATTCTCAACCTTCAACACTAGGCCTTAAATATGTCTCAATTGCAAGCATGCTAAAATTTATTGCAtaattcctttaaaaaaaaagatcattgaTAAGAATGGAAATGGAAGCTTGATTGTGTGCACATCAGATTCGCCACTCatccaaaataatcaaagtcaaTTTAGCTTGTGACGGTACATCAACAGTCGTGTGGATAAATCTTGTTCATCAATTTTAAACTTTTCTGATGCAGGGGGTATTCATTCAGGCACATCTCATCAATCAAAAAATGAGGTTTTGAACAAGAAGATGcaaaaaaaactcatttcaGAATCTTTGTTGGAACATCATCTACTCTCTGGTTTTGATCTACATATTTCTTTGCATAGTTATCATAAACTAAAGTACTAGAAATAAAGCTCAGTTGTCATGATCTAAAATATCATTATATGTCCCTGAAACAAATATGGTTGTATGACATAGTCCAGCTCATCAACCAGCTTCTTGGTCGTCTCTTATGATCCAACCACTATTTGCTATAGGTCCTCCTTCCCATGTTCTAATTTCTAAAATTGCAATCCTGATGTGTTACCAACAAACACAGCAATGACTGCAACCTCGGGTTCTCTAACTTTCACTTTAAGCCAAACCTTCAGATGTCAATGCTGTCTAGCTATGTTACCTGCACACTTCAAATTATGCACTATAACCATGACTCACGTCACGCCCGTCTGATACATGATGTCAGACAACGGAGAATGCAAGGAACAGAATCTTTGCCATACCAAGTTTTACCATTTTCCATGGCCAGGTAACAAAGATTCCTCACTATTTCTCTTCGAGTTGGGAAGGCATTCACTGTCAGAACATTGCAAATCATATTTCTGCAAATATACGTAGGATTAGTTATCTAATGCAAGGCGCCAAAACTTGTGCTCCAATACCAAGCTAATGCAAATCAGCCAACAAATAACCCTAAACAGAATCTTTGCCATACCAAGTTTTACAATTTTACATGTCCAGGTAACAAAGATTCCTCACTATTTCTCTTCGAGTTGGGAAGGCATTCACTGTCAGAACATTGCAAAACATATTTCTGCAAATATACGTAGGATTAGTTATCTAATGCAAGGCGCCAAAACTTGTCCTCTAATACCAAGCTAATGCAAATCAGCCAACAAATAACCCTAAATTGAAGCTGTATCATGGAACAAACAGGAACAtgtggattttcatgggaagactaTAAGAACAGAGAATTGGCCACCAATGTGCTCAAAGAATGCTAAAAATCTTAACAGAGCtagcagaaagaaaaaaatgaaaagagagaaggaaaaaggtaTGAGAAATAGTTTCCCACAGGAATTCACCCACAAGTTTGGAAATCTATCAATGAGGacggggaaaaaaagaaagaaaaagaagaaaatatttcttttccCGAGTCAaatattcttctttcttaaaTAACAAGGAATAAGGATACAATTTATTGGGGGAAGGAATACTAGTAGAAGTGGCAGTTTCTGGCCTGACCCAACCCAGCTAGATTGTTCAGCGAAAGCTGTAGTGCGAATCTATGTGTCATTTTGTGGGTCAGGGAAGGCCAGgctaaggctttatgatttttccCTGGCCTAGGCAGTATCATATATACAGTATGTGTTGTGAAGTATATAAGTAACATAAGATAATAAATAACATCACAATAGTCAATCGCATGCCCTTGGACATTAGACACAAGAAAGCCTGAAATTAGAGAACTTCAACATAAAAGACAAGAGAAACAACCCTAACCACTTTAAATTTCCCCACTAATAGTTTATACAGGAATATGTCATGAAAATTAAGTTTTCATTTAAAAATCCATCAACACATATAGAtatctacagactacaattacATAAACTACCATATATGTTAAAAACATCCATTCACATATATAGCTAAACATTATAACAAAAAACTAATGTCACCATATGATTTATTATCTTCCAGTTGTGTGCATTGTAGGTGGTAAATTTTGTTTTATGGTGTGTAACAAATAAAAGTGGAGAAGAAAGGTGAAAAGCAGCATAGTTGCAGAAAATTTCTATTAATTTCTTTGGAAATCAAGTAGAAGATTCCACTCACCTAACCAGGTTGTTTTTAATTCATTGTTTGACATAAAGagcaaaaaataaagggaaaatcttGTCGTAACCAAAGTTGGTGAAAAAGAagttgtaaccttacttttttgcccttttacTATAAAAAACTTCTTTTTTCAAGTGTAAATCCTGTCATTTCACATGGATAATGATAgctcttgaaaataaaataatgaccaatcactttcaaattatttttaaaatcattttcaaCCCAAATTTAAATAACTTTCGGGAATAAGACAAGAGAAAaccaaaagaaggttacaacttctcACTTCATCATCTTCGTGACGACAAGCtgcacccaaaaaataaataaataaataaagaagacaaTACCTTAGAAAAAGTATAAGACCCTGTTAAGATTCATAGCCTGATCGAAAACTCCacagaaaaggggaaaaacatCACAAAATGATACCCTGCCCATGGTCTGACTATCAATGGTAGCAACTGAGAAAAAATCTTGGGTGAAGCCAAAATCATCAGCTTAGCTCAAATCATAGACATTTGGTTCTCAATGACTAAACATACTGTTATGATCGATACATTATTGGTGTGACTCCTATTAAATAATGCAAACCAGTGAGAAAACTGCTCAGAAAATATACAATACAGGGGATTTGAGTGTCCAGATTGGGAATAGTACTGCCTTTCAGTGAAAAGAAGATCCAGGACCTACTACCTATATCATCAGTACTGCTGTAATGGTGGCCAAATGTATAGATGGATCCATTTGAAGACACCGATTTTTGAATGAGTTAACGAGATGGAGATATCACAAGTTATTAGTGCGGTCCGAACATAGATTCTAAGATTGTCGCGCAACAGCATCGAAAATCTAGAATTTTGAAAGTTCAAATATCCAACTTGTGAGCAGCACTCACCTGCTGTGAGAAAGTATATCCAATACATCATTACATTGTAAGACATCcacaaaaaagggggagggggaaggagaACAAGCACAGGCAAAAAGAGCCAATTTTCAAGCAGGCCCGACTAATCTCCAGCATTTTAAACaatgttggaacttggaaggcTAATAAATACCCTCAATAGCATTTCTAATTCAGGAATATGCAAGCACTAATCTTGcttattttgaaaaattttggagataaatCTTGGATCCATTAGGATCTAGTTGTCAATTTTAGCCATATTCCAATTGTAAGTTGTCTTTAAGTTATTGTTACATTATTAATAGTCATAACTAAAGCTAATCATATCATTATAGCCATCAATAGGCCTCAATTTTTAGGCATCAAAACTGACTGATTTTGCTTGAATTCATGCCACCGGATAGGTTTCTCACTTACATATCAGACAAACCAACATCCTAGTAATCACATGTGATTTAAGAAGTCATGTTAAAGAGTTCAAGAAAGTTATGGACAACAGAGATGGAATGAATTAGCTTGTACTGAGGTTCAACCATTTGGAGTTTTATTGATGGTAAGAATCTGGCCAAATCAGTCTATATAAAGGCAAGagttagaaaaaaatgaaaaggagaAGTCTATATAAAGGTCTGACTAACCCCTCCCCAGAAAACAAAAGGCTCTCCATAAGCTTGTTTTGTTAGATTAACTAATGAAGAACTATTACCACTATGTTGCCGTCGTCTGTTCCATTTATATCTATTGACAGTGAGATTCCCTCGAGGTCCTCTAGGTCTAACGTCTAAAGATCTATGAATGTGATTCCAATGGATCAAttatctcttcttcccttcacatttctctatttcatttttatcttatttCATGCAACCTCCCTTGTACACATTTGCAATATCACCAACCTTAGTTAAATTATAGAACTCCATGACCCATCATCAAGGAATAGTCCTAATTCCTGTATGCATCAACCAGCCACGAAATTCTTCTTTCCTTATCTTTTACATCAATCAAGAAACCAAATGCTCCATGTTTCCAAGTCTAATGTAAGCACTAGCTGTCCAGCGCCCGTTTGGTGTCGGACCTTAGTAGTCCTGCATTACAGGATCTACTAGCTATGTCAGCCTATTAACTACCACATTGTGATAAATTCTTCCTCATATTGAAAGCCCAACCAAAAGTGTGAAGACTGTCACCTCCCCTTGTCATTTGAATGGTACTTCATATATGTTTAGTCTAGAATGAGAAAAGTCACCCATTGATATCCACCAATGGTATTAGGTAAATAACAGATAACCAGTGATATCCACTAATGGTATTAGGTAGATAACAgaggaaagaaataaaggaaagatCACCACCACTATACACGGAAGGCGGCACCAACTGAAGGCTGAAACCAAAATGAAGGATAGCTAAGACACAAGATTTTTCGTAAGCATGCATTTATAGTGCGGCACTCAAATAGAACAGTTAATATGGAGAAGTAACATAAGCATGCGAATTGAGACACTGCTAGACGTAGAGCAAGCTGCAAACCTGTCAACACGACGATGCTCGAGTTCCGAATCAATCTTCCGCCAATCCTTGCCTTGCTGTTGCAGTAAGACTTCTCGAGGCTTGGCATCCCCAAAAGGATTCACCTTTGGTCGTGGTTTTAGTGCTGCTTCCAGAACCTGTGGCGCAGGACTTTCCGCATGGTTCGATTGAGCAGTCGAAGGCCTGCTTGAATGAGAGCTTGTAGGTCGACTCGTCGGCTTACGAGACTCAATATCTGAATCCAACTTCTTCCAGTCGAGacctttttcagctaaaatCTCCTCCCTGGGACGCGCCACACCAAATGGGCTAGGTCTGGTAGCCTTGGGAGGTTCATTAATGACGCCATCACCCTTGGGTCGATCCAGAACAAGCCGTGGACGCTCACGATCCCCATCACGCTGTGGTGCTCTGCTCCAGCGATCCATATCGGGAGCGGAATCTCTGAAACCTGAGCCGAAACCCATAGATCTAGCGGGAGAAGGTGCCTTCTTCCCGACAGCCCAATTGTCGACATCGTCAGCCCTAGATGGACCTCCACCACCGCTACCAAGCGAACTGTAGCGATCTTGTCGTCCAGAATCCATGGGAGAAACGGAAAGAGGTTTCTTACCCACTGCCCAGTTATCAACTTCATCCGCCCTAGAAGGCTGATCGAAATCATTAGCCCTATCAGAGGAAGCCCTCCGTTCTTCATCGAAATCCCCATAGGATCTccgaccaccaccaccaccaccaccaccccacgAACCATCACTATCGTCACCTCTCTCACGCATGCGCCCAGACGGAGGCCCCCCAGTTCGGCCATAGGAGCGGAACCCACCTCCGAGGCGACCGT is a window from the Macadamia integrifolia cultivar HAES 741 chromosome 5, SCU_Mint_v3, whole genome shotgun sequence genome containing:
- the LOC122078196 gene encoding eukaryotic translation initiation factor 4B2-like translates to MSNVWGGIGAWAAEAERAEAEEREHAAAAANSQLAGVGESQSFPSLREAVSAKPKKKKMTLSEFTTGTYVGPGGARRDSSVESKGLTTDEMLRLPTGPKERTPEELEYGRLGGGFRSYGRTGGPPSGRMRERGDDSDGSWGGGGGGGGRRSYGDFDEERRASSDRANDFDQPSRADEVDNWAVGKKPLSVSPMDSGRQDRYSSLGSGGGGPSRADDVDNWAVGKKAPSPARSMGFGSGFRDSAPDMDRWSRAPQRDGDRERPRLVLDRPKGDGVINEPPKATRPSPFGVARPREEILAEKGLDWKKLDSDIESRKPTSRPTSSHSSRPSTAQSNHAESPAPQVLEAALKPRPKVNPFGDAKPREVLLQQQGKDWRKIDSELEHRRVDRPETGEEKTLKEEIDHIRKELEKESAADANGETLESGQEKTSLHELMLSKEKDLELLIRELDDKVRFGQKSFERPGSGAGRVAGLPERPPSQSGLSDDYRSGTADVWSRPGDDRRAFQGGRERGFLSNRDIDRPKSRGRW